The genome window CAAACGGCGGGCGTCCCCCCTGGGGACCGCGCTTGGGCGCATACGGCGCAATCAGCGCTACCAGCTCAGCCCACGGCACCACCCGGTTCATTTCCTCCAAAAAGACACGCTTGCGCGTCTTCTTGACCCTGCGTTCAAACCCCGTCACGGCACTGGCCAGGCTCATCTGCTTCATGTCCGTTCTCTCTCTTCTCTGGAGGCTTGCTGTCCGTACTATCTCACATCAAAGGACGGGTGGGTTAAGCAGACTTTCCATAGCTGATAATTTCCGGCGGTGCGTCAAGGCAGGGTAGACAGACGCCCGTTAAGCAGACCTTCC of Candidatus Methylacidiphilales bacterium contains these proteins:
- a CDS encoding IS5/IS1182 family transposase; amino-acid sequence: MSLASAVTGFERRVKKTRKRVFLEEMNRVVPWAELVALIAPYAPKRGPQGGRPPF